Genomic DNA from Clostridia bacterium:
CAAGCTGAACGTTGTCGGTCTGCATAACCCCCTCTTTTAACCACAGCCACATGTCTTTTTCGTCAAAGAATGTTCCGCTGCCGCTGCCGTACATACGGTTAGAGAAGTATGCATAGCCCATGTTGCGTACCGAGGGAAAATCAATTTGCTTGTCCGACCAGTTCCAGGCTTGTGTAAACAGGAAATCCTGCAGCATTGCCAGGAACGGTTGCATGTGATGCCAGTACAGACCCGTAATATCAGGTCCATTATACGCATAGTCCGGATTTTGCTGATACGCAAAGTAGTTGTTGTAGTAATAGCCCGTATAGGTAGAATGTCTGCCGATGATGGCATTTCTTGCATAGGTTTCAAAAATTTTCTCGCCCGAATACTCTGCAAGGCGCATTAAATCAGGTGCCCAGCAAGCCATAATCATATTGCCCGAGTCGTGCATGGTATAGGTAAAGGTCTGCTCCAAAGAAAGTCCTGCCCGGGATACTGCCCAGAACGGAACCGTTTCATCCTGCAGAGCTTCCAATCCTTCCGGATAGCCTGCTCTGAACCGCTTTTTGCCGTTCCAGGAAAGGTGATCATACCCATAATGGTTGTTCTTGGTATAATCAGCAGATACGGTATAGAGTTCCTCTCCGCTGTTGGGATAAATCCAGACGGTCGGCAACAGATTCTTTGCCGCACGGACTGCCGCGTCAATATACTTTTGCTCGTTTGTCACTTCATACAAATCAATCAGCCCGAAGAACTGGGGATAGAATTTGATGGCAATAAACATTTCTTCGTCGGTGGCAATACCGCGCGGTGCATCAATTTGCTTTTCAATAAACTTGTCTGCCTCTGTTTTTGCTCTTTCGAGGTATTCCTTATTGCCCGTGTAGCGGTACAGCCAGGTGTATTCCTGATAAAGCGGTGCACTGCCGTAGCTGTCTATGTTCTTTACACCATTGTCAATGCCGAGCGCTGAAAGCTGTGGCATAAGCCCCTGGCTCATTTTGTAACCACCGCCGAATACAGCACTGCCGTAGTTTCTGCAGGGATCACCAATGGCGCCCACACCGCCGTAAACCGCTTCTCCCTCAATATCGCCATTGTTGTAATGGAATCCGGGACGGGTAAGCAGATACGCAAGAGTCGGAATGGTTCTTCTCTCTAAGAAATCCTTGTCCTCGGTTAAAAGATAGGTAGACATAAATACCAAGGGATTGGACTGGGTCACCAAATTTTCCGCTTCGATATTGTAATAGCCCTTCTGATTGGTGTCCCACCCTGCATAATCATCGCCTGCTAAAGAAGTGGTATTGAAAATCGCATCGGTTAATGTGGATTTGAAGTTTTTACGGTAATCGGTAAGGTTATACACATCCAGAGCCAGATGCTCGTAAATGGGATACCACTCGCCCGGCTGTTCAATCAGACGGAAACGGATGCTGTAGCTGTCCCCTGCCTCCATCTTTGCATTTTCCGAGGTGAAAAGCGGTGCCGCAAGAGAGGGCTGTGCATTGCCCTTTACACTGGTGAGTGCCACACCGTATTCGGCATTTTTGTCCTTAGGCCAGCGGAGCGGTACACTCTCAGGCTCAACCGCAATGCCCAAAGACACCGTTTCTCCCTTTTCATTTTTAACTGTTTTAAGTGCCATAGGAATGGTGCAGTATGGCTCTGAAATAATCAAGCTTTCATCCGGAATCACCGTGCCGTTATAGCGGAACGGTGCAAACGCGTAAGAAAATTCCTTATGCTCGGGATTGGTCACCAGACTTGCAGTATAGAAGCCTGCCTGTTTTGGATTAAAAGTAAAGTCTACAATCGGCTCAGTTTCACCGTTTTTCAGCTCAACCGTAAAGGTTGCATCCGCATACCCGTTGGATGCCTTTAAAAGCACCTTGTTTTCGCTGAGCTTTTCAATTTCGGAAGGAATTAACCAGCTCGGGGTGCCAAGCTTATAAAGGTTACCCGTGTTAATCTGTGTGTCAACGCCATTTTTTGGGTAGGTAATCTGATACAACGGGAACTGTCCGGTGGTCCCTGCAAGTGAAGCATCGCTTGCGTAAAACAGCAATGCCGCCAACGGATTTTCCCGATCACTTACCGTTTTGCCGTTTAATGTAAAGGTCCGTTGAATCACCGTACCGCCCGAAGTGTTTACTGTATGAAAATCCATCTGCATTTTGTCGGATTTTATGGTGGTTACTGCTTCCGGGGCTTCATCCGTTTCCGCCCATAAGGGGTATATCGTGTCCTGATTCATATCCGAACCGAAAATGGTTGCAATCTCACGGATTTTGGCATACTCTTCGGGCGGGTTTTTCATTTTTACGTCGTCGGTAATGAAAATGCCGTCACAACGTGCATAGAATGTAGAAGTATCATGTAACGCAATTTCCAGCTCACCCTGCTGTAAATGCAACGGACCGATGCGCTCCCAGAAAAAGCCGGTCTGTCCATGCCGTCCCAAAGCCTTCGGGGCACGCATGCCGTTTAATTCCACCTCAAAAAAGCGACTGCCCTGCTGATTGGTGGCATAGTCTCTGGCATGTATAAACAGCTGATAATCACCCGTTTTGGGTATTTTTACGGTAACCCTTGCAGGCTCATAAACGCCTGTTTCGTCAGTAAGACCTTTAAGGTTTGCCCCTGCAAAGGCATTACCGCCCACCTGCGATTCCACCTGCCAGCTGCCGAATTCGTCTAAATTACGTACCGAAATAAACTGATTAAAGCCATCCTCTTTTTGCGTATTGATGTAAACGGTTTGGGTTTCATCCTCCCATTTCACCGCAGCACCTAACGATTCACTGATAAACCGTACCGGCACCATGGTTCTGCTGTTGATAAGCTGAGGCGGTACATCTAATGTCACATTTTTTCCGTTTACCGAGGCATTTTGGTCACCGATTCTTAAAATGACGGTGGTATCGCCCTTTATGCCTGTCACGGTCTGGGTTTCGTCCGCCCAGTATACATACGCCCCAAGCGCCTCAAAAATTCCCCGAAGCGGTACTAACGTGCGGTCATCCACCAGCGTCGCAGGCTGGTCGAATTTTAACAATACACCGTCTGTCACCACCGAAATTTCATCGGTACGCACAATCGGCTTTGCAGGAATGGTCATTTCGACATCTGCATTCGGGTCAACCGGACGGGGCTTTCCCTCGGGCACAGGCTTATCGGAAAGCTCCAGCAGGGTAAAGCGAATTGCGGAGTTTCGTATAGACCGCATAGCATCGCTATCCTTTTTAATTGCAGACACCGTGTCGTTGCCGTTACCCCAGAAATCATATTCACCTAAGGTCACCCATTCGGAATCGCCCGAAGTAAAGTCCACCACCACCGTATCTGTTTTATCTGCGTGGTTTATCGTATAGGTCTGGTCGTTCAAAGACCATTCGTGTACAGATTTAAAAATCTCCACCTTATATTTACCTGCAGGCATATAGGGAAGATATGTAAAAGAGTTGTCTTTTTTGGAGGCATAATAACTTCCGCTTCCGTCATAGCCGACTGCCGCGTTGCTAACGCTCCAAGCACCGTCATGCTTGCAGTAGAGCGGATTGCTTGCAGGAATCAGCATCACATCGCCAACCTTTTCCGGCTCCTTGATTTCGGGAATCTTTGCTGTCTCCTGCTCAAATTCAGGTTTTTCCCCAGGCTGAACTTCAGGCTTTACCGCCGGAATCGGCTCATTGATGGGTGCAATCAATTCAAAGGAAACCGCAAGCATTCGGGTGGCATAGTCCTCCTTAACGCCCGCCGCACGGGTCACCGAAATCCAATCGTCTCCGTCGCCCCAGAAATCATAGGTACCAAGCTCTACCCAACCGTTTTGCCCTGTGGTAAAATCCACCACCGCATAGTCGGTTTTGCCTCTGTGCACAATTTCAAACACCTGATTGTTTAAAGAATTCTGATGCACAACCTTATACACCGAAACCTTGTAGGTGCCCTGGGCAAAATGCGGTACCCACGAAGCTTCTGCCTCTTTCGAGGCATAGCGGGAAATACTGCCCTCGGGTCCCTGCAACTCTGCCTTCGTGGTTGTGCTCCAGCTTCCTGTTTCGGTATAATTTTCGTCTGCCGTGGTATACACAATTACATCTGCCGCCGTTGCAGGAATAACAAGCAGACTAAACACCATAACAAACAGTAAAAGATATGCTGTTTTTTTCATATATACACCCTCCTTTTTTATATTATAACACTACAATATACAAATGTCTATTGACAAAAGTGCTATTTTTTTATATAATTCTACCAAAGGCGGTGTAGGTTATGCAAATCGAATCGGTACAAATCGAATTTTTGTCCTGCGATGAATGGGTTGCCCCACCGGAAAAGCGACCGAAACAGGATCTGATTATATCCAAGGTTTCAAAGCGGTTTTCCATGGTGCAGAACAAAAGCAACTGCATGAAAACCCGCATCGTCGGCGGAGAGCTTCTGGATGTGCCAAAGGACGGATTTATTCTGTTTCCGCCGCAAACCATGCAGTATTGCTGTGTGCCAAAAGAGCATGTGCCTTCTGCACATATCCGCTGGTTGTATCTGGATGTGCTGATAAACGGCAAATACAGCTTAACCGACCTGTTTGAGCTTCCTTTTATGCTGCCCGAAGCACACATTTCAAAAATGAACGCGCATTTAGACGCACTTTCAGCTTTAAAGGACGACCCGAACCGACTTTGTCAGCGTCTTTCGGTGGCTTATAAAATCGTACAGCTCTTACTGGATGTTGCACAGCCTAAGCCTAAAATGGACAGCCATGTGCAAAAAGCAGTTTCGTACATCCGCACCTATTACAGTCAGCCCCTTACCGTTTCAAGGCTTGCGACGGTAGCAGGCATGAGCGAATCCAATTTTTTCAGGGCGTTCAAAAAGCAAACCGGTGTTTCACCTGTGACCTACCTGAATGACTATCGGCTTGTCAAAGCCTCGGTACTATTGGAAGTCACTAAAATGCGAGTGGGAGAAATTGCGTTACAGGTGGGCTTTAAAGAACAGTACTATTTCTCACGTCTTTTTTTAAGA
This window encodes:
- a CDS encoding helix-turn-helix transcriptional regulator; the encoded protein is MQIESVQIEFLSCDEWVAPPEKRPKQDLIISKVSKRFSMVQNKSNCMKTRIVGGELLDVPKDGFILFPPQTMQYCCVPKEHVPSAHIRWLYLDVLINGKYSLTDLFELPFMLPEAHISKMNAHLDALSALKDDPNRLCQRLSVAYKIVQLLLDVAQPKPKMDSHVQKAVSYIRTYYSQPLTVSRLATVAGMSESNFFRAFKKQTGVSPVTYLNDYRLVKASVLLEVTKMRVGEIALQVGFKEQYYFSRLFLRRFGVSPLKYRKNTERPLLSDGN